A DNA window from Verrucomicrobiota bacterium contains the following coding sequences:
- a CDS encoding YfiR family protein yields MGNGLACPRPCGRRLARRFVIGARLLPSPDIQGRKRSAGASLHRPLHPFGLVWRCQTLILALGLLIVFQEHTHAAADVSREPRIKAALLQWFPYYVKWPEDAFATTNAPLLIGILGPDPFRQALENLLDKKVDGRQVKVVRFESVADLSECHILYVNLPDRREVQRALTWARGKPILTVSDQDDFTQQGGMISLLRRKNHIKPHINNAAARRGGLVINSSLLTVSEITEP; encoded by the coding sequence ATGGGGAATGGCCTTGCCTGCCCGCGACCGTGCGGCCGAAGGCTGGCGCGTCGATTCGTCATTGGGGCGAGACTCCTGCCGAGCCCGGATATCCAGGGAAGGAAGCGCTCCGCAGGAGCGTCGCTCCACCGGCCGCTGCATCCTTTCGGCTTGGTGTGGCGCTGCCAGACGCTGATTCTCGCCTTGGGACTTTTGATCGTTTTCCAAGAACACACGCACGCCGCGGCCGACGTGTCTCGCGAACCACGCATCAAGGCTGCTCTGCTCCAGTGGTTCCCATATTATGTCAAATGGCCGGAGGACGCGTTCGCAACGACGAACGCCCCGCTGCTGATCGGCATCCTGGGACCAGACCCCTTCCGCCAAGCTCTGGAAAACTTGCTGGACAAAAAGGTGGACGGGCGCCAGGTCAAAGTCGTGCGCTTTGAATCGGTGGCGGACCTAAGCGAGTGCCACATTTTGTATGTCAACTTGCCGGACCGAAGAGAGGTTCAACGGGCCTTAACCTGGGCTCGGGGGAAACCGATCCTAACCGTTTCCGATCAAGATGATTTTACTCAGCAAGGAGGCATGATCAGCCTTCTCAGACGAAAGAATCACATCAAGCCGCACATCAACAACGCCGCGGCGCGGCGCGGCGGTCTTGTCATCAATTCGAGTTTGCTGACGGTGTCCGAAATCACAGAACCCTGA